In Pseudomonas fluorescens NCIMB 11764, a single window of DNA contains:
- a CDS encoding LysR family transcriptional regulator, with translation MDRFDAMQAFARVVEAGSFTKAAETLHMSKTTVTQLVQQLEARLRVKLLNRTTRKVNVTADGAVYYERVIKLLADIDDAETSLSGASASPRGRLRVDVPSPLASMILMPALPGFYARYPDIQIDMGVSDRIVDMIDENVDCVVRGGELTDQSLMARRVADLSLGVFAAPSYLARVGTPLHPRELEESNHRIVGFLWARTGKPLPYAMHNPSERLQIKGRYVLAVDDGNAYLAAGLAGLGVLWLPKYMSKTFEASGELVPLFEDWHLDTMPLYVAFPPNRHISLKLRVFIDWVVEVMALHAPVGDRQALPLGK, from the coding sequence ATGGACCGTTTTGACGCGATGCAGGCATTTGCGCGTGTGGTGGAGGCGGGCAGTTTCACCAAGGCTGCAGAGACCCTGCACATGAGCAAGACCACCGTGACTCAACTGGTGCAGCAACTGGAAGCGCGGTTGCGCGTCAAGTTGCTCAACCGTACGACGCGCAAAGTCAACGTCACCGCCGATGGCGCCGTGTATTACGAACGCGTGATCAAACTGCTGGCCGACATCGACGACGCGGAAACCAGTCTGTCCGGCGCCTCGGCATCGCCCCGGGGCCGGTTGCGAGTCGATGTGCCGAGCCCGTTGGCGAGCATGATTCTGATGCCGGCATTGCCTGGGTTCTACGCGCGATATCCGGACATCCAGATCGACATGGGCGTCAGCGATCGCATCGTCGACATGATCGATGAGAACGTCGATTGCGTGGTGCGCGGCGGTGAACTCACGGATCAGTCGCTGATGGCCCGGCGCGTCGCTGATCTGTCGCTTGGCGTTTTCGCAGCACCGAGCTATCTGGCTCGCGTCGGTACACCCTTGCATCCGCGAGAGCTGGAAGAGTCGAACCATCGGATCGTCGGTTTCCTGTGGGCGCGCACCGGCAAACCGTTGCCCTATGCGATGCACAACCCCAGCGAGCGCTTGCAGATCAAAGGTCGCTACGTGTTGGCCGTCGACGATGGCAATGCCTACCTCGCGGCCGGCCTGGCAGGGTTGGGTGTTCTTTGGCTGCCCAAGTACATGTCCAAAACCTTCGAGGCGAGTGGCGAGTTAGTGCCGCTGTTCGAAGACTGGCACCTCGACACGATGCCGCTTTACGTGGCTTTTCCACCGAACCGGCATATAAGCCTCAAGTTGCGCGTGTTCATCGATTGGGTCGTCGAGGTGATGGCGCTCCATGCGCCGGTGGGCGACCGACAGGCATTGCCGCTGGGCAAATGA
- a CDS encoding glycosyl transferase family protein, with protein MTSLYWPYWLAHYYSFLEISTIVVAVLILISSLDDLFIDLWYWSRRLFRKFTVDRKYRPLTAEQLMARDEQPLAIMVPAWLEYDVIAPMIENMVSTLDYQNYVVFVGTYINDQRTIDEVERMRRRYKQLHRVEVPHAGPTCKADCLNWVIQAIFLHEKTHGMTFAGVVLHDSEDVLHPMELRLFNYLLPRKDMIQLPVVSLERNWYEWVAGTYMDEFAEWHGKDLVVRESMTDTVPSAGVGTCFSHRALRVLAGETQNQPFNTDSLTEDYDVGARLAKVGMNAIFVRFPVQFRVLRKSWFRKPYESTLKMPLCVREFFPDTFRTAFRQKARWTLGIGLQGWEQMGWNGSLANRYLLFRDRKGVVTAFVSIIAYVILVQLLGLIILRQSGLWDVSFPTPFETNGFIKYLLLANGIALAWRIAHRCYFTTVLYGWQHGLLSIPRMVVGNFVNFMAASRAWRMFIVGKVLNRKLVWDKTMHDFPSTDLVAAAPRKLGSVLLSWQAINETDLQSALIEQKTRHMPLGRILLSNGWLDDETLAEAIAFQNDLPRVFDVAAKAQLSTLTLDDEFALRWRVVPLGLNADGRAQVAVASPLPTAGLQQVSEVLGSEPVQLIARESEIVAQLRQLSVRDGQAVPDARAPLLGDLLIEMGLLNRDEFNRAMLQYRPQRHGRIGDYLVDSGVLPRSTIEKAVARQHSHYPAELPA; from the coding sequence ATGACGTCGCTTTATTGGCCCTACTGGCTGGCCCACTACTACAGCTTCCTGGAAATCTCGACCATCGTGGTCGCGGTGCTGATCCTGATCTCCAGCCTGGACGATCTGTTCATTGACCTGTGGTACTGGTCTCGTCGCCTGTTCCGCAAGTTCACCGTGGACCGAAAATACCGGCCGCTGACCGCCGAGCAATTGATGGCGCGGGATGAACAGCCGCTGGCAATCATGGTCCCGGCCTGGTTGGAATACGACGTCATCGCGCCGATGATCGAGAACATGGTGTCGACCCTGGATTACCAGAACTATGTGGTCTTCGTCGGCACCTACATCAACGATCAGCGCACCATCGACGAAGTGGAACGCATGCGTCGGCGCTACAAGCAACTGCATCGAGTGGAAGTCCCGCATGCCGGGCCGACCTGCAAGGCTGACTGTCTGAACTGGGTGATCCAGGCGATATTCCTGCACGAGAAAACCCATGGCATGACTTTCGCTGGCGTGGTTCTGCACGACAGCGAAGACGTGCTGCACCCAATGGAATTGCGCCTGTTCAACTACTTGCTGCCGCGCAAGGACATGATCCAGTTACCCGTGGTGTCACTGGAGCGCAACTGGTACGAATGGGTGGCCGGCACCTACATGGACGAATTCGCCGAATGGCACGGCAAGGATCTGGTGGTGCGTGAAAGCATGACCGATACCGTACCGTCCGCCGGGGTCGGCACCTGTTTCTCCCATCGCGCCCTGCGAGTACTGGCCGGGGAAACCCAGAACCAGCCATTCAACACCGACAGTCTCACCGAGGACTACGACGTCGGCGCGCGCCTGGCCAAGGTCGGCATGAACGCGATCTTCGTGCGTTTCCCGGTGCAGTTTCGCGTGTTGCGCAAATCCTGGTTTCGCAAGCCTTACGAATCGACCCTGAAGATGCCGTTGTGCGTGCGCGAATTCTTTCCCGATACCTTTCGCACCGCGTTCCGCCAGAAGGCTCGCTGGACGCTGGGCATCGGCCTGCAAGGCTGGGAACAAATGGGCTGGAACGGTTCGCTGGCCAACCGCTATTTGCTGTTCCGTGACCGCAAAGGCGTGGTGACCGCGTTCGTCAGCATCATCGCCTACGTGATTCTGGTGCAACTGCTGGGCTTGATCATCCTGCGCCAGAGCGGTCTGTGGGACGTGAGTTTCCCGACGCCGTTCGAGACCAACGGTTTCATCAAATACCTGCTGCTGGCCAACGGTATCGCGCTGGCCTGGCGTATCGCCCACCGCTGCTATTTCACCACCGTGCTGTACGGCTGGCAGCATGGCTTGCTGTCGATCCCGCGCATGGTCGTGGGCAACTTCGTCAACTTCATGGCCGCATCAAGGGCCTGGCGCATGTTCATCGTCGGCAAAGTGCTGAACCGCAAGCTGGTGTGGGACAAGACCATGCACGACTTTCCGTCCACCGACCTGGTCGCGGCCGCACCGCGCAAGCTGGGCAGCGTGTTGCTGTCCTGGCAGGCGATCAACGAAACCGACCTGCAAAGTGCCCTCATCGAACAGAAAACCCGGCACATGCCATTGGGGCGGATTTTGCTCAGCAACGGTTGGCTGGATGACGAGACACTGGCGGAAGCCATCGCCTTCCAGAACGACCTGCCGCGGGTATTCGATGTGGCTGCCAAGGCGCAGTTGTCGACCCTGACCCTGGACGATGAATTCGCTTTGCGTTGGCGCGTCGTGCCGCTTGGCTTGAATGCCGACGGCCGCGCACAAGTTGCCGTGGCCAGCCCGTTGCCGACCGCCGGCCTGCAACAAGTCAGCGAGGTCTTGGGTAGCGAACCGGTGCAGCTGATTGCCCGGGAAAGCGAAATCGTTGCCCAGTTGCGTCAATTGAGCGTGCGCGATGGCCAAGCCGTGCCGGATGCCCGCGCGCCACTGTTGGGTGACCTGCTGATCGAAATGGGCCTGCTGAATCGCGACGAGTTCAACCGCGCCATGTTGCAGTACCGCCCGCAGCGTCACGGACGCATCGGCGACTATCTGGTCGACAGCGGCGTGCTGCCCCGCTCCACCATCGAAAAGGCCGTGGCCCGTCAGCACAGCCACTACCCTGCGGAGCTTCCGGCATGA
- a CDS encoding GlxA family transcriptional regulator, with translation MIERRQFSGGMKGKNLRYLNDNPNEPVQMTRTGFLLLEHFSLPAFTQALDTIVTANLLRPKLFSSRTFGLNDGEVVSDLGLVIRPDARIDCSVIHDLDLLVICGGYRTELKATDELISLLRAAADQGVSLAGLWNGAWFLGIAGLLDGYRCAIHPEHRPALAEIAKATHVTSEPFVIDRDRLTASSPSGAFHMALDWIKGLHDKALVEGIEDILAFEESRYRRIKPTENVCVSAPLREVVKLMDANLEEPLELEQLAVYAGRSRRQLERLFKEQLGTTPQRYYMELRITEARRLLQHTELSQVDVLVACGFVSPSHFSKCYSSYFGYRPSKETRLVK, from the coding sequence TTGATCGAACGACGCCAATTTAGCGGAGGCATGAAGGGGAAAAATCTCCGCTATCTGAACGACAACCCCAACGAGCCTGTTCAAATGACGCGAACAGGCTTTTTGCTGCTCGAACATTTCTCGCTGCCTGCTTTTACCCAGGCGCTGGATACAATCGTCACCGCGAATCTGCTACGCCCCAAACTGTTTTCGTCCCGCACCTTCGGCTTGAACGACGGGGAAGTGGTCAGCGATCTGGGGCTGGTCATTCGGCCGGATGCGCGCATCGACTGCTCGGTGATTCATGACCTCGATCTGCTGGTCATTTGCGGTGGCTACCGAACCGAGCTGAAGGCGACTGACGAGTTGATCAGTCTGTTGCGAGCGGCCGCCGACCAGGGCGTGAGCCTGGCGGGATTGTGGAATGGCGCATGGTTCCTCGGGATCGCCGGGTTGCTCGACGGTTATCGTTGCGCGATTCACCCCGAACATCGCCCCGCGCTCGCGGAAATTGCCAAGGCCACGCACGTCACCAGCGAGCCCTTTGTCATCGACCGGGACCGGCTAACGGCGTCCAGCCCGTCAGGTGCCTTCCACATGGCGTTGGACTGGATCAAGGGCCTGCACGACAAGGCGCTGGTCGAGGGTATTGAGGACATCCTCGCGTTCGAAGAGTCCCGCTACCGGCGCATCAAACCGACGGAGAACGTCTGTGTGAGCGCTCCCTTGCGCGAGGTGGTGAAGCTGATGGACGCCAACCTCGAAGAACCGCTGGAGCTGGAACAACTGGCCGTCTATGCAGGTCGTTCTCGTCGGCAACTCGAGCGTTTGTTCAAGGAGCAACTCGGCACCACGCCGCAGCGTTATTACATGGAGCTGCGGATTACCGAGGCGCGTCGACTGCTCCAGCACACGGAGCTGTCCCAGGTGGATGTGCTGGTGGCCTGTGGGTTTGTGTCGCCGAGCCATTTCAGCAAGTGCTATAGCTCGTATTTCGGTTACAGGCCGTCCAAGGAAACGCGGCTGGTCAAATGA
- a CDS encoding RidA family protein — protein MTTRDVVFPSGRQALYERNRYSPAIRSNGFLFVSGQVGSKEDGSPEPDLENQVRLAFNNLNAILVAAGCTFDDVIDVTVFIVDPESTFETIWKIVPEFWGNAPHPTLTGIGVTWLYGFQFEIKVIARLPETVQG, from the coding sequence ATGACAACGCGTGACGTGGTTTTTCCGAGCGGACGCCAAGCGCTTTATGAGCGCAATCGCTACTCGCCGGCGATTCGCTCCAATGGCTTTCTGTTCGTGTCCGGACAAGTCGGCAGCAAAGAGGATGGATCGCCCGAGCCTGATTTGGAGAATCAGGTCCGGCTTGCCTTCAACAACCTGAACGCGATCCTGGTCGCGGCTGGTTGCACTTTCGACGACGTGATTGATGTCACCGTCTTCATCGTCGATCCCGAATCGACGTTCGAAACGATCTGGAAGATCGTGCCGGAGTTCTGGGGCAACGCGCCGCACCCGACGCTGACCGGGATTGGCGTCACGTGGCTGTATGGTTTCCAGTTCGAGATCAAGGTGATCGCCAGACTTCCGGAAACCGTCCAGGGATGA
- the wecB gene encoding non-hydrolyzing UDP-N-acetylglucosamine 2-epimerase gives MAPLVKALAEEPGIDSRICVTGQHQSMLKQVLDLFDLKADYTLDVMTQHQTLNSLTAALYAAIDPVLEMTRPDRVLVHGDTTSAMVAAMAAFHRRIPVGHVEAGLRTGDIYSPWPEEMNRRCIDLGADMLFAPTHESRQNLLDERLQGRTFVTGNTVIDALQMTARRIEQDADLRASLDQQFSFLQSGRKVLLVTGHRRENFGEGFLHICKALSHLARRADIQIVYPVHLNPNVIGPVTEQLGDLPNVHLIKPLDYLTFVRLMQRAHVILTDSGGVQEEAPSLGKPVLVMRDVTERPEAVAAGTVRLVGTAPDSIIAGVNALFDDELLWRRCAQAANPYGDGKASARIVDALMGRAVDDFVVVRALPRFLQHPTAAAVREEPGKNLSASTSL, from the coding sequence ATGGCGCCGTTAGTCAAAGCCCTCGCCGAAGAACCGGGAATTGATTCGCGGATCTGCGTCACTGGCCAGCATCAAAGCATGCTGAAACAGGTGTTGGATCTGTTCGATCTCAAGGCTGATTACACCCTTGATGTGATGACGCAACACCAGACGCTCAACTCGCTGACTGCGGCGTTATACGCAGCAATTGACCCGGTGCTGGAAATGACCCGCCCGGACCGGGTGCTGGTGCATGGCGATACCACCTCGGCCATGGTCGCCGCGATGGCAGCTTTTCATCGACGCATTCCGGTCGGCCACGTGGAGGCCGGGCTGCGAACCGGGGATATCTACAGCCCGTGGCCGGAAGAAATGAACCGTCGCTGCATCGACCTGGGTGCGGACATGCTGTTCGCGCCGACCCATGAGTCGCGCCAGAACCTGCTCGATGAACGCCTGCAGGGCCGCACCTTCGTGACCGGCAATACGGTGATCGATGCGTTGCAGATGACCGCACGGCGCATCGAGCAGGACGCTGACTTGCGGGCCAGTCTGGACCAGCAATTCTCGTTTCTGCAAAGCGGCCGCAAGGTGCTGCTGGTCACCGGGCATCGTCGGGAAAACTTCGGCGAAGGCTTCCTGCATATCTGCAAGGCCCTGAGTCATCTGGCCCGGCGCGCGGATATCCAGATCGTCTATCCGGTGCATTTGAACCCCAATGTCATCGGCCCGGTCACCGAGCAACTGGGCGATCTGCCCAACGTGCACCTGATCAAGCCGCTGGATTACCTGACCTTCGTGCGCCTGATGCAACGTGCCCATGTGATCCTCACTGATTCCGGTGGCGTGCAGGAAGAAGCGCCGTCACTGGGCAAGCCGGTGCTGGTCATGCGTGATGTAACGGAACGTCCGGAAGCGGTCGCAGCGGGCACTGTGCGCTTGGTTGGCACCGCACCGGACTCGATTATCGCCGGTGTCAACGCGCTGTTTGATGACGAACTGCTGTGGCGTCGCTGCGCCCAGGCGGCCAACCCTTATGGCGATGGCAAGGCCAGCGCGCGCATCGTCGACGCCCTGATGGGGCGCGCGGTCGATGACTTCGTCGTGGTACGCGCGCTGCCCAGGTTCCTGCAACACCCGACAGCGGCTGCCGTGCGCGAGGAACCCGGGAAAAATCTCTCGGCCTCCACCTCTCTATAA
- a CDS encoding MFS transporter, producing MNLNEPINAQRVGQAVGKYRWTICALLFFATTVNYLDRQVLSLLAPDLSTQFGWSNSDYANIASVFQFVYAISMLFAGRFVDKIGTKKAYIIAISIWSTGAMMHAFSVPMGEGIAAVCGAFGLAVIPVSIAGFMLSRAVLAIGEAGNFPIAIKATAEYFPKKERSFATGIFNSGANVGAILAPICVPLIAGLWGWEAAFIVIGMLGFVWVAVWIALYDKPEKQKRLSAQELAYIRSDAQVIDTPAPNVAEKKVSWFKLLTYRQTWAFAFGKFMTDGVWWFFLFWLPTYLSAQYGMKGQAIVWPLAVLYSMTMVGSIGGGWFPSYFMARGDAPYDGRMKAMLVIAFFPLLVLLAQPFGYISFWVPVLLIGVGASAHQAWSCNIFTTVSDMFPQKSIASVVGIGGLAGGLGGVAMTKVGGWVFDYYKSINDIHTGYMIMFAICAVAYLVAWSVMKLLVPRHKEITDL from the coding sequence ATGAATCTGAACGAGCCCATCAATGCGCAACGTGTCGGCCAGGCTGTCGGTAAATACCGCTGGACGATCTGCGCGCTGCTGTTTTTTGCTACCACCGTCAACTACCTGGACCGCCAGGTGCTCAGCCTGCTGGCACCGGATTTGTCGACGCAATTTGGCTGGAGTAACAGCGACTACGCCAACATCGCTTCCGTTTTCCAGTTTGTGTACGCGATTTCCATGTTGTTTGCTGGTCGGTTCGTCGACAAGATCGGGACCAAGAAGGCCTACATCATTGCGATCAGTATCTGGTCGACCGGCGCCATGATGCATGCCTTTTCAGTACCGATGGGCGAGGGCATCGCAGCGGTGTGCGGCGCGTTCGGACTGGCTGTCATCCCAGTGTCGATCGCAGGCTTCATGCTCTCCCGCGCCGTGTTGGCGATAGGCGAAGCGGGTAACTTCCCGATCGCGATCAAGGCCACTGCCGAATACTTCCCCAAGAAGGAACGCTCCTTCGCCACCGGTATCTTCAACTCCGGCGCCAACGTAGGCGCGATCCTGGCACCGATCTGCGTACCGCTGATTGCCGGCCTGTGGGGTTGGGAAGCGGCGTTCATCGTGATCGGCATGCTGGGCTTCGTCTGGGTGGCCGTGTGGATTGCGCTGTACGACAAACCGGAAAAGCAAAAACGTCTCTCGGCGCAGGAGCTGGCCTACATCCGCAGTGATGCGCAGGTGATCGATACTCCGGCGCCGAACGTCGCCGAAAAGAAAGTATCGTGGTTCAAGTTGCTGACCTACCGCCAGACCTGGGCTTTTGCCTTCGGCAAATTCATGACTGACGGCGTGTGGTGGTTCTTCCTGTTCTGGCTTCCGACGTATCTGTCAGCGCAATACGGCATGAAAGGCCAGGCCATCGTGTGGCCGCTGGCCGTGTTGTACAGCATGACCATGGTGGGCAGCATCGGCGGCGGCTGGTTCCCCAGCTACTTCATGGCTCGCGGCGACGCGCCGTATGACGGTCGTATGAAAGCCATGCTGGTGATCGCTTTCTTCCCGCTGCTGGTACTGTTGGCGCAGCCCTTCGGATACATCAGCTTCTGGGTGCCGGTGCTGTTGATCGGCGTAGGCGCGTCGGCGCATCAGGCGTGGTCGTGCAACATCTTCACCACCGTGTCCGACATGTTCCCGCAAAAATCCATCGCATCGGTGGTCGGCATTGGCGGATTGGCGGGCGGCTTGGGCGGCGTGGCAATGACCAAAGTCGGCGGCTGGGTGTTCGACTATTACAAATCGATCAACGACATTCACACCGGCTACATGATCATGTTCGCCATCTGTGCGGTGGCTTATCTGGTGGCCTGGAGCGTGATGAAACTGCTGGTGCCACGCCATAAGGAAATCACCGACCTGTAA
- a CDS encoding bifunctional diguanylate cyclase/phosphodiesterase — protein MPNSSTSSNPASSRRSSVVLARASLLKFVGLLAGVFLLASYSLVYLAHDLDRTEEAESAFYTKKAVQSLEKSLRSTVKDYAFWGDAYRHLHAEVDPDWAFVRQNVGATLYTDFGVQGLFVVNDVDRTVYAVVKGELKSVEVTEWLKQSIAGILDKARAGAETETPITAFINLGGVPALIAAAAITPGTDPTVVPDDRPPSVLVFVDVLNNAKLQMIGDDFGVDRLHVVTSGETDTASLLPLGDDGSAGSLQWRPERPGLRLLGIGLPLIGIAALLVCLMTWVILRRTTAGALALDASYASLQSSQDALATSEARFRDVVEASSDWVWEIDPEWHFTYLSERFEDVTGLSRDIWIGAVIDDLLSTELGTLAQWLSIPNRRPDISIQCRYVDTEGQERITRLSARKMAGGGFRGTATDVTEEVEARRRIEFLSQHDALTGLPNRTRLQEFLDGKLKALPTIEQPLVMLSLDLDRFKPVNDLLGHAAGDLVLNEVSSRLSECVRHGDLVARVGGDEFVLILTDVSSQEEVETLCRRLIESIEQPITIDEQEVFVSASLGIAMAPHDACEATVLLRYADIALYEAKAGGRNTWRFYAGDMNARIIERRRLESDLRFAIKHGELRLHFQPRYRIADGQMVGAEALVRWQHPERGLIPPDTFIPIAEESGLILSLSNWVLDTACRCAARWPESLFVSVNLSPTEFKRGNLVERIQTTLLDSGIDPGRVELEITESVMLEDATGALEVMRTLKRLGVRISMDDFGTGYSSLSYLRAFPFDGLKIDRSFLNRLADSEDDKAIIRAIVGLGRALSLTVTAEGIETADHLKLLKAVSCDEGQGYFLSRPLDIVAFNELVGLFEEAR, from the coding sequence ATGCCGAACAGTTCCACCTCCAGTAACCCTGCTTCCTCCCGTCGCTCGAGCGTGGTACTGGCTCGCGCCTCGCTGCTCAAGTTTGTGGGTCTATTGGCGGGGGTGTTTTTACTGGCCAGCTATTCGCTCGTTTACCTTGCACATGATTTGGACCGGACAGAGGAGGCTGAAAGCGCGTTCTACACGAAGAAGGCCGTCCAGTCGCTGGAAAAATCGCTGCGCTCAACCGTCAAGGATTACGCCTTCTGGGGTGACGCCTACAGGCACCTGCATGCCGAAGTGGACCCTGACTGGGCCTTCGTACGACAGAACGTCGGAGCAACGCTCTACACGGATTTCGGGGTCCAGGGACTGTTTGTCGTCAACGACGTTGATCGCACTGTTTACGCTGTGGTCAAGGGTGAGCTGAAATCCGTGGAAGTCACTGAGTGGCTCAAGCAGTCCATCGCCGGAATTCTTGACAAGGCGCGTGCAGGAGCGGAAACCGAGACGCCGATAACAGCCTTCATCAACCTGGGAGGAGTACCCGCACTCATCGCGGCAGCAGCCATTACGCCGGGAACCGATCCGACAGTGGTGCCTGATGACAGGCCACCTTCAGTGCTGGTTTTCGTCGATGTGTTGAACAACGCCAAGCTGCAGATGATCGGCGACGATTTCGGGGTCGACCGTTTGCACGTCGTCACGTCCGGCGAAACCGACACTGCGTCGCTCTTGCCACTGGGCGATGACGGTTCGGCCGGCAGCCTGCAGTGGAGACCGGAAAGGCCGGGCCTGCGGTTGCTGGGGATAGGGTTGCCATTGATCGGCATTGCCGCGTTGTTGGTGTGCCTGATGACGTGGGTCATTTTGCGTCGCACGACCGCGGGTGCGCTGGCACTTGATGCCAGCTATGCGTCACTGCAAAGCAGTCAGGACGCCCTTGCCACCAGCGAAGCACGCTTTCGCGACGTGGTTGAAGCCAGCTCGGACTGGGTATGGGAAATTGATCCCGAGTGGCATTTCACCTATTTGTCAGAACGATTCGAAGACGTGACGGGGCTCTCGAGAGACATCTGGATTGGTGCGGTAATCGATGATCTGCTGAGTACCGAACTGGGCACGCTGGCTCAGTGGCTCAGCATCCCGAACCGTCGTCCGGATATCAGCATTCAGTGCCGATACGTCGATACCGAAGGCCAGGAGCGAATCACTCGTCTTTCGGCTCGAAAGATGGCAGGTGGAGGGTTCCGGGGGACTGCGACGGATGTGACAGAGGAAGTCGAAGCTCGTCGGCGTATCGAATTCCTCTCGCAGCATGACGCCCTGACCGGGCTGCCGAACAGAACCCGCCTTCAAGAGTTTCTCGACGGTAAACTCAAGGCATTGCCAACGATAGAACAGCCGCTGGTCATGCTCAGCCTGGATCTGGATCGTTTCAAGCCGGTGAATGACTTGCTCGGGCATGCCGCAGGTGATCTGGTCCTTAATGAAGTGTCGAGTCGTCTGTCAGAGTGCGTGCGCCATGGCGACCTGGTCGCTCGGGTGGGCGGGGATGAGTTTGTATTGATCCTGACCGACGTGAGTTCCCAGGAAGAAGTCGAGACGCTCTGTCGCCGCTTGATCGAGTCCATCGAGCAGCCAATAACGATCGATGAGCAGGAAGTGTTCGTCAGCGCCAGTCTAGGCATTGCAATGGCGCCTCATGACGCATGCGAGGCGACCGTGCTGCTTCGCTATGCGGATATCGCACTCTACGAGGCCAAGGCCGGAGGGCGTAACACTTGGCGCTTTTATGCCGGCGATATGAACGCCAGGATCATCGAGCGCCGTCGTCTGGAAAGCGACCTGCGCTTCGCGATCAAACATGGAGAGCTGCGGCTGCATTTCCAGCCACGCTATCGTATCGCTGACGGTCAGATGGTGGGTGCTGAAGCGCTGGTCCGGTGGCAACATCCTGAGCGCGGTTTGATACCACCCGACACGTTCATCCCGATTGCCGAAGAGTCCGGGCTGATTCTTTCCCTGAGCAACTGGGTTCTCGATACCGCCTGCCGCTGCGCCGCACGGTGGCCGGAAAGTTTGTTCGTATCAGTCAACCTGTCACCGACCGAATTCAAACGAGGCAATCTGGTCGAGCGTATTCAGACAACCCTTTTGGACTCTGGCATCGACCCTGGCCGCGTAGAGCTGGAAATTACCGAAAGCGTCATGCTTGAAGACGCCACCGGCGCTCTTGAGGTCATGCGTACGCTCAAACGTCTCGGCGTACGGATATCAATGGACGACTTTGGAACGGGATATTCGTCGTTGAGCTACCTTCGTGCATTCCCGTTCGACGGCCTGAAAATTGACCGCAGTTTTTTGAACAGGCTGGCCGATAGCGAGGATGACAAGGCGATCATCCGGGCTATCGTGGGCCTGGGACGTGCGTTATCGCTCACCGTAACGGCTGAGGGCATTGAGACGGCCGATCACCTGAAGTTGCTGAAGGCGGTATCGTGCGATGAAGGTCAAGGCTATTTCCTGAGCCGGCCGCTGGATATTGTTGCTTTCAATGAGTTGGTAGGCCTCTTCGAAGAAGCTCGTTAG
- a CDS encoding PaaI family thioesterase encodes MSTPDTSLQDTAAPDGVCYGCGGSNPHGLHIKSFWHEDGEHVIAEHMPEAKYCGWPDLVYGGLIAMLVDCHSNWTAMAYHYRMENREVASLPRINCVTGNLGIKFIKPTPMGVPLTLRAKVEGEVGRKTRVVCEVYAGDVLTAVGDSIFVRVDAGQLAAVAHGR; translated from the coding sequence ATGTCCACACCCGACACTTCCCTGCAAGACACCGCCGCGCCTGACGGCGTTTGTTACGGCTGCGGCGGCAGCAATCCACACGGGCTGCACATCAAGAGCTTCTGGCATGAAGACGGCGAGCATGTCATTGCCGAGCATATGCCGGAAGCCAAGTATTGTGGTTGGCCGGATCTGGTTTACGGTGGTTTGATCGCGATGCTGGTTGATTGCCATTCCAACTGGACGGCGATGGCCTATCACTACCGCATGGAAAACCGCGAAGTCGCCAGCCTACCGCGCATCAACTGCGTCACTGGCAACCTGGGCATCAAGTTCATCAAGCCGACGCCGATGGGCGTACCGCTGACCCTGCGTGCGAAAGTGGAAGGCGAAGTGGGACGCAAAACCCGCGTCGTCTGCGAGGTCTATGCCGGGGATGTGCTGACGGCGGTCGGGGACTCTATTTTTGTGCGCGTCGATGCCGGGCAACTGGCGGCAGTTGCTCATGGTCGATAG